Sequence from the Leisingera methylohalidivorans DSM 14336 genome:
ATAGGGCGCTAAAGTGACCCAAAATCCGGCTGCCCCCACAAAATCGACTGAAACATCCTCATCGTCGAGAAACCAGGCGAGTTTCCACACACCCTCAGCTCATTGCCGACTTGCGTTAGTGCAACGATGAATTTGGACCTGTCGCGGTTTGATGCCGCTCCTTTGATAGCATTTACTGCAACAAAGGAGACAAACTATGGGGCGTGGAAGGACTGACGAATTCCGCAAGGACGCGGTGCGCATTGCGTTGATCAGTGGGCTGACGCGCAAACAGGTGGCTGACGATCTGGGTGTCGGGATGTCGACGCTGAACAAATGGATCACGGCACACCGAGACCCGGATGTGGTGTCGAAGGAGGATTTGAGCCTTGCCCAAGAGAATGATCGGCTTCGGCGCGAGAACCGCATTCTTAAGGAGGAAAGGGAAATCTTAAAAAAGGTTCCGGGCCGCCGCCCGCCTGTGCGCAGTATAAACAGCTTGTGCTATGCTGCGCCTGAAGGGCAGTTGCCGATCGCTTATTGGTGGGATGGACCCCGTTAAAAAACGTGGCACATGGGCTGATGCGCACTTGAGAGTGGTGACGTCGCCATCGCGGCGATCCCGGTTAGGAAGATGACGAACTTGCATGGCTCACGTCCTTCGCCTTGAACGGAGGAGATGTCATGACAAAGCCCAAGACCGGCGACCACCCGGACCTGAAGATGGTCAACCCCAATGCGGCTGCGATCGATATCGGCTCGACCATGCACATGGCGGCTGTGAACCCCGACACGGACACCATGCCGGTGCGCGCCTTCGGGACGTTCACACAAGACCTGCACGACCTCGCCGAGTGGTTCCGGTCGTGCGACGTCACCAGCGTGGCCATGGAATCGACCGGCGTTTACTGGATACCGGCCTTCGAGATCCTGGAGGCGAATGGCTTCGAGGTCATCCTGGTGAATGCCCGCTATGCCAAGAATGTGCCAGGCCGCAAAACGGACGTCAGCGATGCGGGATGGCTGCGCCAGCTGCACTCTTATGGGTTGCTCCGTGGCAGTTTCCGCCCCGAGGCCGAGATCGCCACCCTGCGCGCCTACATGCGCCAACGGGAACGGCTCACTGAGTATGCTGCCGCCCATATCCAGCACATGCAGAAGGCACTCATGGAGATGAACCTGCAACTTCATCATGTCGTCTCCGACATCACTGGTGCGACCGGCATGCGGATCATCCGTGCCATCGTCGCCGGCGAGCGCGATCCGGAGGTTCTTGCCGCGTTCCGGGATGTCCGCTGCAAATCCTCTATGGACACGATCAAAGCCGCGCTGGTCGGCAACGACCGCGAGGAGCATGTCTTTGCCCTGACACAGTCGCTGGAGCTTTACGACTTCTACAAGGCACAGATCGAGACGTGCGACCGTAGGCTGGAGGCTGCGGTGGGGGCGCTGACGGTCCGCGCAGACGATGATCTGGCCCCGCTGCCCAAGGCGCGGATCAAGGGCAGGCAGCATAATGCGCCATCCTTCGATGTGCGGGCTGCGCTCTACGGGGTGTTGGGCACAGATCTGACGCAGATCCACGGCCTCGGGCCATCGCTGGCTCCGAAGCTGGTGGCCGAATGCGGCACGGACCTGCATGCCTGGAAGAGCGCCAAGCACTTCACGTCGTGGCTCTGTCTGGCCCCGGGGAACAAGATCTCTGGCGGCAAGCTGCTGTCTTCGCGGACGCGTCGATCTTCAAGCCGCGCCGCTGCACTTCTGCGGCTGGCTGCCGTCACAATTGGCCGGAGTGACACGGCCCTCGGCGCGGATCGGCAAGCAAAAGGCGGTGACGGCCACGGCGCGCAAGATTGCCGTTTTGTTCTACAATGCCATCCGCCATGGCATGGCCTACCAGGGTCAGGGGGCGGCAGCCTACGACGAGCGACACCGGCAACGTGTGCTCTCAAATCTCCAGCGTCGCGCGAAAACACTCGGCTATGCCTTGGCGCCCATGCCACAGGAGTTGGCTGTTTCTTAGGAAGGCCACGGTGTTCTTCGCGAGCCAAAAGCCGTGAGGTTTAAGTTCATTGAAGAACACCGAAATCAGTTTCCAACAGAACGCTTGTGTAAGGTTATGGACGTGAGCGCGCGTGGTTTGCGTGCATTCCGCAGCCGTCCTGCCAGTCGCAGGCAGCGATCTGATCTGGTGACATTGGCCCACATCAAGGAGCAATCGCGTCTCAGCCTGGGCAGCTATGGTCGGCCAAGAATGACTGAAGAGCTGAAGGAGATCGGACTGAATGTTGGGCATCGGCGTGTGGGCAGATTGATGCGACAGAACAGCATATCCGTTGTCAGGACCCGCAAACACAAGGCCACGACGGATAGCGACCACAAGTTCTACATCGCACCCAATCTGCTGGATCGGAATTTCATTGCCGACCAACCAAACCAAAAATGGGCTGGCGATATCAGCTACGTCTGGACCCGTGAGGGTTGGCGATACCTCGCTGTCATCCTGGACCTGCATTCCCGGCGGGTCATCGGTTGGGCCGTGAGCAATCGGATCAAACGGGACTTGGTGATCCGGGCGTTGAAGATGGCTATAGCCTTCAGATCACCGCCTATGGGCTGCATCCATCATACGGATCGTGGATCGCAATACTGTTCTCACGACTATCAGAAAATCCTGCAACAACACGGGTTCAGCGTGTCGATGAGCGGCAAAGGAAATTGCTATGACAATGCGGCCGTCGAGACCTTCTTCAAATCCATCAAGGCCGAGCTGATCTGGCGGCGATCATGGGAAACGCGGCGGCAGGCTGAGATGGCTATCTTCGAATACATCAACGGGTTCTATAACCCGCGCCGCCGCCACTCAGCACTGGGCTGGAAAAGTCCCGTCGCTTTCGAACGACAGGTGGCTTAAACGAGCACTTGGAGCGGCATCAAACCGCGACAGGTCCAATTTGGCCCGCGGGTGCCGGGACCAGCCGTGCACCTGATCGTCGATTTTTCCGGTGAAGCGTCCGCAATTGCAGGCGTTTTGCTAACCGTTCAGGCCAAAGAGCGCTGTTCTTCAGATGGCAGCGGGCATTCGGGCGGCGAGCGGCGGAGTCTGACTGCGAGCCCAGAGTTACAGATGCTGCGTGTTGTTCGAATGTCGGCCTTCGGCTCGAGTGCCTGCTATCGGCAAGCGGAGCCAAGAAGATTTACGCAACGTGGGTCAATGCAGTCTTCGCCCAGTCGACAAACTTATTTACCAATGGCGATATCTCGTCTTTCCGCCAGACAAGGTGATAGTTAAAAGCTGCCCGGTCGCGCCCGGCCGGGCCGAACAACTCGACAAGTGTTCCATTTTCGATCAGCTTTGCGACCGCCCGAAAACTCACCATTGCCACGCCTTGCCCCTGGACCGCGGCCCTGACGGCATGTGCTTCAAGTGACACTTTAATCATTGGGCATTTCGGAGCAAACTCGATATTGCGTTTGTTCATCCAGCTTCGCCAGGTTGGGGCTGCGGCGCGTTCGATGGGCCACTCTTCTTCAACAAGTGGAAGACCTTGAACATCGGCAGGTGTAACTGGTTCTGGATGGCTCCCCATAAGGTCCGGCGAGCACACTGGCAGGTAGAACTCTTTACCGAGAGAAACGGTTTCACATCCCGCTATATGACCTCGCCCGAAACGAATACAGACATCCGTTTCCTGTTTCGACGGGTCGAGTTTTTCATCGGTCGAAATGATGCGGACATTCTCGTTTGGGTAGCGGGATGTGAAACCCGGCAATAGGGGCAGCAATGTGAGTTCTGTGAAGCTGTTTGTCGTGCTGATCCGAAGGGCACGATTGTTCTGACGCGCCCAATGCTGCGAGATGCCATTCCTGATCGCTGAAATCGCCACAGACATATCCTCGAACAACAGCTGGCCTTCGGACGTCAAAGCAACCTGCCTGATACTTCGGACAAACAGTTTACAGTTCAAAATGGTTTCGAGCGCCCTGATCCTTTGCCCAACAGCCGCGGGGGTGACATTCATTTCGTTTGCAGCCTCTTTGAAGCTCAGGCGCCGTGCTGCAGCTTCAAAGGCACGAAGATGATCAAGGGGCGGGAGGTTCCTAGGCATAAGCATAGTATAGAACACCTATTTCATTGCTTAAAGATTCAAAGTTTGCGGCATTCCTGCTTCTTCTTCATTAGAACATGAGGAGGACGCAAAATGGATACAGTCGCAGAAATCACCTTTGTTGCTCAGAACGAAGAAAAGCCCTGCTATGTTATCAAGCCGCATGGACAGCCCGCAGAGCGGCGCGGTTTATTTGACGCGCAATCTGTGCGCATCCTGGACGCACGGTGCCAAGATGTTTTGCCACAGCTGGATGCCAATGGTTTTCAATTGGTGGCGTCGGAGACCCGGCTTGCTGAAGATATCGAAGAAGCAGATGTGCCCTCATTTGGATATGAGGAAGTTGAGCAGGCCATATTGGCAACAACGGGCGCAGCTGAGGTACTTATTATTGATCACACGATCCGCAGCAGCGCTCCTGGCAATAGCACACGCGGCACCGCGCGCCACGCTCATGTGGATTACACCAAACGATCTTTCATGGAAAAGCTCAAGACCCTAGGGATCTCCGTCGGGCACAGACGCGTCGCACAGATAAATGCCTGGCGACCTCTGAAAGAGCCGGTGCGCATCGCGCCTCTGGCACTGGCTGATTGCCAATCGGTCGCTCCGAATGACCTGGTCGCCTGTGATCTGGTCTACCCGGATCGGCGCGGTCAAATCTATGAGCTGCGCTACCGACCCTATCATCGGTGGTATTATTACCCGGAAATGACGCGTGACGAATTATTGCTGTTCAAGAGCATTGACCTCGCGGCTCCGGGAACCAGCGCAGCCTGCCCCCACAGCGCTTTTACGCATGCCGATGAAACTGCTGATCTTCCAGCACGGCGTAGCGTCGAATTCCGTACATGTGTACTCTACTAAGGACCAATGAGATGAAAAGCTACACCGGTGGCTGTCTGTGCCAAAAAATCACCTATCGCGTCGACGGGGGTTTGCGCCCGGTTATGGCATGCCATTGCAATCAATGCCGAAAAACAAGCGGCCATTATGTTGCCGCGACACAAACCCCGACTGCCAACCTGCATATCGCCGGGGACGTGACCTGGTTTCACGCGTCGAGGGATGCGCGCCGGGGCTTTTGCGGAACCTGCGGAGGTCAATTATTTTGGCAGCCTGGGGATCGTTCGGTCACGTCCATCTTTGCAGGGAGCCTAGACGGGGAAACTGGCCTCAAAATGGAAACACAAATCCATGTAGATACAAAAGGCGACTACTATGAATTGCCTGAAGTACCAATTTGCGAGCAGGATCCGATTGCTGGGTAATCGGTTAGTGGTACCACTGCAGCAAAGGTTCACTTTGTCCCCGCTCCTTGCTTGGCTTTCTGCCGGGCGGTTGAAGGCTCAGCAGTTCCGCGTGCCGCGTCATGCCGGGCAAAACGGCGAGTGCGCGGTTGCCGCTGGAGGCACTGCCGGGCAGCCCGTCTTTCCAGGAAACCAAATCCGCCTGGGTCACCTGATTGAGCCGCTTGCTGCCCAGATAAGGGATAATGAGATGGTCGACATCGTGGGTACGGCCGCGTTGCGTGGTCCGCTTCCCGCCCGAGATCATCACTCACGCGGTCTGGCTGCACGTTCGCCTCAACCTTAGCATGCGCGAAGTCGAGGAGATGCTGCTGGAGCGCGGCATCGACGTTTCCTACTAGATGGTCCGACGCTGGACCCGCAAGTTCGGGTCGCTGATCGCGCGCAACTTGCGCCGCCGGCAGGCCCGCCCCGGCGATGTCTGCCATTTGGATGAGGTCGTGGTGAAGATCGCGGACCGGTCATTATGGCTCTGGCGTGCCGTCGATGAGCTATTGTCAAATCTGGTGTTTGGACTGTCATCAAGGGGCGGCCTGATCTTGTGTTGATGGCTTTATGCCGTTGATGAAATCGACGCCTTCGATGACGTCTGCGAGATGAGCGAAGCCGCGCAGCTTGAGCCAGCTCTTCTCAGCGCATTGGCCGAGCTTGAACATCATGTGGAGCATCCCGTCCCGGTTCAGTCATCCCTTGGTGCGTTTCGTGCGGTGGCGGATGGTGGCGAACGCGCTCTCGATGGGATTTGACGTCCTGATGCTCTGTCAGTGCTGGGCGGGGAAGTCGTAGAAGATCAGCAGTTCGTCGCGGTCCTTGACCAGGCATTCGACGGCCTTGGGGTATTTCGCCTCGCAGGTGCCGACGAACAAGTCAAACTTCTTGCGGGCATCTTCACGGGTCTCGGCCTGCCAGATGTCGTGCAGCGCCTTCTTTGCCTTGGGCTGGCTGCGCTTTGGCAGATAGTTCAGAATGTTGCCCGTCTTATGCACCCAGCAGCGCTGTTGCCGGGTGGTGGGATAGACTTCCTCAAGAGCCGCCCAAAATCCCATGGCCCCATTGCCGACCGCCAGTTTCGGAGCGTTGAGGCCGCGGCTTTTGAGCCCCAGCAGGACCTCGCGCCAGCTTTGGGTGCTTTCCCGCACGCCGTCCTCAATGGCTAGGAAATGCTTCTCGCCGAGCGCATTTACGCCAATCACGACCAGGGCGCAGAGCCGGTCATCTGTGCCGCGCAAGCCGCTGTAAATCCCGTCGGCCCAGACATAGACCCATTCATCACGGCCAAGATTGGCCTTGCGCCAGGCGTCGTACTCGGCCGCCCATTGCGTCTTCAACCGCGCCACTGTCTTGGCCGAGAAGCCGGTCGCGTCCGGGCCCAGGAGCGCCTTGAGTGCCGCGCCCATCTCGGCCGTAGAGATGCCCTTGAGGTACAGCCAGAGCGGCGCCGCCTCGATCGACTTCGCCTTGCGGACGTAAGGCGGGACCAGCGCCGAGCGGAACGTCACCGGAGCGTTCGTCTTCGAGCGCACCTTCGGGATCTGCACCGTGACCGGGCCGATCCCGGTCTGCACGGCGCGTTCGGGGTGGTGTCCGTTGCGAACAACCGCGGCCCGGCCCTCCGGGGTGCGATGTTTCGCAAATTCGGCCAGGAAAGCGGCCAACTCCGCCTCGACAGCCGTTTGCAGAAGCTCCGGCGCGCCCTTGCGCAGAAGATCCGTCAGCGGGTCCGGCACGGTGTCTCGACCGGCAAATTCGATGATGGTAGCGTCATCCATGGTGGTGCGTGCTCGATGGTTGGTGGTTTGTTTGGCGACATCAAACCAACCAGATGCACCGCCAGCTTTCAAACCGCCCAAACACCAGATTCAGCCATAGCTCACGAAACTGTCGGGGGAAGTTGTTCACATGAGTCAATTTTCAGTGAAAATTTTGGGGCCTACCGGGGCACTCCTCAGCGGAAATCAACATCAGTACATTTTTAATACCATTGTTAGTTCGTTTTTTGAACTGGATGGGCGTGGGTTACCTACGATAGCCCTCTATGGACTGGTCGGAGGCTACCAAATTTCTCGCACCACAAAGCCGTCGCTTCAGAACAGTGTGGCTCGCACCGCCTGTTTACGTATCAATAGATTAAAAGGAAAATCTCCATGCCCGACAAGTGGATGATAAAGAGCCACACTTTTGGGAATTGCAATTGTGCCTCCAATTGCGGATGTCAATTCAATTTGCCGTCGACTCACGGATTTTGCCAGTTCGTCGAGGCAGGATACTTGGAGGACGGGTACTTTAACGAAGTCTCACTCACGGGACTGAAATGGGCGTTCATGATCATCTGGCCAGGTGAAATAGCAGAGGGGAACGGACGTGAGTTGATAATTATCGACGAGTATGCTGATGAGTTGCAGCGTGAAGCTCTTAAAAAGATTATTCTCGGTGAAACTGGTGAGCCGGGGACGAATCATTTTTCGGTCTTCAATAGCACTTGCTCAGAGGTATTTGATCCTGTTTTCGCGCCTATTGAACTTGAAATTAACCTCAGTGCAAGGGTGGCAAAACTTGATATTCCTGGATACGTCAAGGCCACAGGCGAACCGATTGTCAATGAGTTTAACGGTGACGCATTTCACATCGCGATTGCGCGACCCAGCGGCAGTTTCGAGTTTACCTACGCTGAAATTGGTAGGGGTACTGCGTCGGTAAGTGGTCCTCTGGAGATGGAGCTCGAGGCAAGCTTCGCGCAGTACTGTGTCCATCACTATGACCAAGATGGATTGGTGGCGTCTGCATGATGAACTCTGTTCCAATTTCGTTGTCGTGGTGGGACAGGGGCGTGTTAACAGTGGCCGTCGGTGGGTTTATCGTTTTGAGTTGGGCACTGTTTATTGACATGACCGGCAAAATGGCGCCCATGAATTTGGGGCTCACACCATGGACCTTCGCGGATTTTACCGTAATGTTCGGTATGTGGGTGGTAATGATGATTGGAATGATGGTCCCGACCG
This genomic interval carries:
- a CDS encoding LysR substrate-binding domain-containing protein, which codes for MPRNLPPLDHLRAFEAAARRLSFKEAANEMNVTPAAVGQRIRALETILNCKLFVRSIRQVALTSEGQLLFEDMSVAISAIRNGISQHWARQNNRALRISTTNSFTELTLLPLLPGFTSRYPNENVRIISTDEKLDPSKQETDVCIRFGRGHIAGCETVSLGKEFYLPVCSPDLMGSHPEPVTPADVQGLPLVEEEWPIERAAAPTWRSWMNKRNIEFAPKCPMIKVSLEAHAVRAAVQGQGVAMVSFRAVAKLIENGTLVELFGPAGRDRAAFNYHLVWRKDEISPLVNKFVDWAKTALTHVA
- a CDS encoding CmcJ/NvfI family oxidoreductase — its product is MDTVAEITFVAQNEEKPCYVIKPHGQPAERRGLFDAQSVRILDARCQDVLPQLDANGFQLVASETRLAEDIEEADVPSFGYEEVEQAILATTGAAEVLIIDHTIRSSAPGNSTRGTARHAHVDYTKRSFMEKLKTLGISVGHRRVAQINAWRPLKEPVRIAPLALADCQSVAPNDLVACDLVYPDRRGQIYELRYRPYHRWYYYPEMTRDELLLFKSIDLAAPGTSAACPHSAFTHADETADLPARRSVEFRTCVLY
- a CDS encoding GFA family protein — protein: MKSYTGGCLCQKITYRVDGGLRPVMACHCNQCRKTSGHYVAATQTPTANLHIAGDVTWFHASRDARRGFCGTCGGQLFWQPGDRSVTSIFAGSLDGETGLKMETQIHVDTKGDYYELPEVPICEQDPIAG
- a CDS encoding DUF1326 domain-containing protein, with the translated sequence MPDKWMIKSHTFGNCNCASNCGCQFNLPSTHGFCQFVEAGYLEDGYFNEVSLTGLKWAFMIIWPGEIAEGNGRELIIIDEYADELQREALKKIILGETGEPGTNHFSVFNSTCSEVFDPVFAPIELEINLSARVAKLDIPGYVKATGEPIVNEFNGDAFHIAIARPSGSFEFTYAEIGRGTASVSGPLEMELEASFAQYCVHHYDQDGLVASA